The Salvia splendens isolate huo1 chromosome 20, SspV2, whole genome shotgun sequence nucleotide sequence ttgggaagtgagaagaaatttagactaagtctagaatttactgagatATGAATTGTTGGTGGGGTGCTAAgtttgatgtagtagaaattgatcacttttgctatgtttgggtttagtcactttttagccatatttcctcaccttaccaaaaagcctacattataaccttaaataaagacctttcggatttttgattttaatcacataaagtagaggagagattagacttcgagcaagcctatggtaaactttgcatgttgcatgatctgagagcATATACTTTTTCCAATATACACTTTGTgagtgagtgataaacacacttctaaacacttgtgagcgcatgtacttcaaggtgatcaacgagctagtaatgaaaatgcactaataagctttgcttgatttgatttgtattcttgtcaaactctttatttcttgttacaatttttgaggcaactatgaagtctagttcttagcatccgtgtttctttattagtttttctcttattttgtttgaggacaaacaaatatgcaagtttgggggagttgacaaactcataatttaggatggtgttgtgggtaatgagatggtgattttgatgatttaaggtgtttaatttaggtttttatccacacatacactaattagtgttttgacgagtttgtcgagtgtttggagctaaaacaggtgaaaatgacttgaaaacgagcttgaaggaagaatcgccCACTATATTATTCAAGTCATCcgcgcttcaatgcgcgactttcgtataatagccataactctctcatccggactccgatgggggcgtgcaagatactcacgcgaagccctttcgaagacgaagacaatgcttttggaggatttcagaggaaacgcccgaccgggcgatttttatggggaaaacgcccgaccgggcgttttagtcgcgaactccagaaaatttgcccgaccgggcattttggcgacttaaaatcgcccgaccgggcgatgtgttctgcgagGCTTTACGTCTgtatttccgccccgggtataaaagagACCGAGGGTTTTCGTCTCCCACATCTCAGAGCCCCAATCCTCCTccctctacacattcttccactccatctctcacacataactcatccatcttccattggagcggagctctgcagatccaggcaagaaacgattgaagattgaagattcaaccttgggttctATCGATTTCTTTCATATCTAGTGCTATTATtcttgtttttactacttgtctatgagtagttaaacatcatttgtagatttgtttggtgaaaattattatgaatatgttttgattgattgaattgaaccttttcctagctcttgtgattattttgcttgttcttgtgcttttattgttcttttgtctggccaactttagaactatgttcgttaactagattaatcgagagatagctagttttacgtggtaaaaggaacgagtacaacacataggtttatctgcactcgagagaggggaccctttgtgagggcttgagtcttaggaaccataaggagttagaatctaatctattggaaggagactttgatagttagagtctaatctactggataagtgcactcgagagagggcttatcttAGAATcacgactttcctaataatcctggagacacTTATAGGTAAAGGTTTTGTGAGAtcaatcatcactaggtcgtagtagtcgtatcctaaaactctacattctttagcctgctttgtctattttattttatttttatatttgttcatatttatgtcaagtttataaaatcaaaaacaaaattctccgtgtctctaaatagtatatgacgcttagtatatgatagccagttgcaatcttattccctgtgttcgatatccggtactgacctttagctatactagatctaccctgtatgcttgcaggtatttttagtgctaataaatagtgcatcagtccaaatagtcctatgtttagtggagatgcgcgttggccgggtacagaacccggccaatatcgttcgttcgacaccaacgcccaatacgatcccgatttcagtacggactcgtatgggttgtcggacatggagccgtctccaacccgaccagtcgccccctcccgacgtgacgccgcagcggccgatcccgaccccgccgcgaccgcttccgccccagccaaaaagaagcggaaccggcagcgggcgcagaagttgccgcctcccggtgattgcgatgagtacgcccccggtcgtacaaactacaccgacgaggaaactctcattttggcccggtgttgggtagatatatcggaagatccgatattcgcgaacaaccagaggcagttcgcgtactgggagcgcatcgccgacctCTACAATGCGGCCAAGCCGCCgaacgcgtacaagcgcaagcgtgagcaactccgcaagcactgggatcaagtgaagaagcaagtgaacttgtacgcggcggagttcgagaagtgcgcgcgggcacaggggagcggcgagagctgggAAGACGTGCGTGCTAAAGCGatattgtcgtaccggtcgatgttcggcgagttcaagcacgaggccatctggacgcttttgagggacaagcagaaattccaaggtggaattctgcacactagtgcgccaaagaggatgaagaccaccgaagttggtggttacacgagcagcggcagcggcaatcaaccggttgacctcaaccggttgTACGTGGACGACAgcggttccggcacaccgatgtcctcccaacgtcctcccggcgtcaaggctgcgaaggccaaagggaaggcggccgcgacctcatcctcgaccgctgcaaccccacCTCCGCTCCCGGAAATGCTCCCGCCCCAGGCAGCCGAAGTGTATTCGTCGTTGGcgacagcgtcgatggcgaggacgttgttggagacgcacaaggccctcaagaagtgtaccgaccccgacgaagccgaatacctccgggcattgatagatgaactgcgtcggaagttgggaattgcaccgacttagtttttttttttgtaagttgaacggtgtaacttctttttttattaatgtgtccccgtttgttatttcgacctttttatttactcgttattaattgttagttgaaaacatttaaatcaattaaacaaataaataaaatgatgatgtggcgcgccatagggcgcgccttagggcgcgccttagggcgccccactgcaggtggggaggtaggaggataaaactgctgacgtggcgcgccatagggcgcgccttagggcgccccattgctaatgccctaagaATATAGTATAACACTAACTTCTTGATTTCCAGCCACTTGATGATACAACTCGGAATGAAAAAAATGTTTACAAGGCAAAGTGATGACTTTATCTCCCTTCTTATATTCAGCATAACATATTACACACCTTCAAAACAACAAAGGGTACATGTATGAAGATTCCCAATCCCTATTTTGAGCCAATAAAAATAAGTTAAATGGAGTGTATAAATATACTATACTAGGATATATATAGTAGGTAGTTGTATTCAAATATACAATTTGAAACTCATCTTTTCCAAGttcttgaagaaaagaaaacacagtGACAAAGCTAATATAcgtaaataatatttttaaaaggaagctaataatcaaatttatatgaACTTAGAAATAGTTTTTTAGTTGAGGAAATCATACTGGTTTTTTTCTTTTGACTTAATTTTGTACTTGGAACTTGGTAACTTGGAGAGGGCTTTCTGTGACAATCCTTCGTTTACTTGTCCAACGTCATAAAATTGCTAATTAagacaaataaatttaattaggaaaaaattattaatactatcttcgtccataaaaaatagtcatgctttttctattttggatgtCTATCAAAATTAGTCTCTATCTATTTATAAAGCTTTTTATGTTCAATTTTCTATTAgcaatatcattttttttatctgtcttattttactattttgcaTCTACAACCAAggctattttttgtggacatagGTAGTATATGTATCAAGATCCCCCATTCCCCAATTTgcagaattttttgaaattACGATTTTACCCACTATAAaactaactatttattataccgGATGATTTTTCACCTCCCCCAGCTCCTGGATCCAGGCCAGTGAATCCCCACTAGCCctaggggaaattaatccccaagctGCGCCTCCCAAGGGTCGAACACATGACCTCTAGGAtggcgcggtatccttgcctccctcctCAATCACTTGAGCTAAGGGGCTTGGATATCGCATGCATTGAGCGTTGACTACTTGATGATGACGTAAACgatacttatatatatatatatacatccctatatatatacacacgtATACTGAGTTCCATCGAACCTGTTGTGTTAGACCATGTGGAACCGGATAAGAAAAAATCCACTCGACAAATTGAGCTGCTGATGAACCAATATTCCATATCTCATTTCCGGCCATTCCAAGATCAAATCCTCATGAATTATATAACAAAATGTTTTTCAATGATGCTATATATATACAAGCATGCATGAGTGTATGTATTATTGTGTTGAATGGTTTCAATGCAACATCTAATACATAATTACAAATATCATAGATGCAAATTCTCTGTTAATGCAATTAACTAAATATATAGTTGACTACAAATTAACTCAATAATGTCGTTAAATCTAGTTTCCATGCTGTTATTACATATATAGAATTAAGCTCACGCatgaattattaaaatatatattctctAAATTCGcccattataatttataatagaaCCACATGctattatatggagtatatgcaTATGAACAATCTTGGAGTTGTATATATTGTCCGGGTTTATACCTagaattaatttcttgtttattattttaatcCTTTCGTAGTTAGACAAGTTTTCTGTGATTATTAATTGTCTGATGTCTACATTTTATGGTtgcttttttctttctaattctTGAAGCTCGTCTTGCATTGGGCTATAATATGATTTGCTTTCTTCCTTTTATCACGAGTCCTTGTGTTGACGTGGTATTTTGTGGCCCATAAGTGAACAGGCCCattaatttatttgtgttgCCTTGTTCCATGGAGCCAACAAGTGTCCCCAATCCCCATATTTTTTGGCCCAAAATATATGGAcccattttctttttcatattttatgtgtatttagtttttatattataaatggGGGTTTTGCAATATAGTAAGGTCATGTTTGGTTGATGTGAAAGTAAAAttgacaaggaaaatgattcctaaGAAAATGAATCAcaggaatatgattcctaataactttactttcatgTGTTTggaaatatcaaaattttaaactttatatttgatttaaatatcaaactaaaaatatactaattattcttttatttataaaaatgaataataatataaaatttttaataaattattaaatacaaataataattattatattattatatttattattacgatgtatagtttaaatatggattattcatcataatataaaataattataataaatatgattattattatatttaaaaatattataattgaataaattttataattcaaaattttcgtacaactttattgattaattattaatttataaaataataataatttattattattattattatatgatttatattatataatcatattttaattgtttaataaattaataataataataataataacaattatatataaaaattataataatatagttataaatattataattttaattatagttatttattatactgaaatgatatgatttataattttaaattattttgaaaacattgtaattaataataataataataataataaataataataataataataataataataataataataataaaaactatactatattgcattaaatatttaagaatcctaaaactgggaaaaagaatacttaagaaaagttaggattcagaatcctggaaagttgtactaactttccttgttctcggattttgattactttcccactttgattaaaaaccaaaacaaacacgtgaatttaaaatttaaggaatcagattactttctcaGACAGAATCCTGACAATCAAACATGGCCTAAGGACCAGGAGGTATGGCCCAAAAAAACATTATTGAgtttttatatttagaaatgtTTTTTCATACGTCctgattagattttttttttgcaatataTAAGGTTATTGTTGGAGCAGGTAAAATACAAACATATAAATCAAGCCATGTAAATTTTACATAAATTTGATAAATGTATATATAGTTGGATGTAtgtaagtagtatataaaagaGTTTGAGCCACCAAAAGTATATATAGTAGAAACATTGGTCTTCAGTTGTATGCTAGAgactaaattttttttacactGCAGTGTACTATTTTTTAAGGCCACAAAAATCGAGACATAATTATTTGcgtttgaaaattttaaaaaataacaataattttttaaaacataaaagaaagcattcctaaattaatttaatattttgctTTTTAAGGACGCTTCTATCTGTgtcctctaattttaattgTGACACCAACAATAAAGACATTTTTTTAGCGTTGGTTGTATGTTTATGAACACAAACTAGCATCCTTAATTGCATTTAAAAACATCCTTAACGGTTTTTCTTTTAGTAGTGAGAAATGTTTCACCTCCCTTTGACACAGCGGGCATTGctgcaatataaaaaaaatagattaattaattcattattgaaatactactatactattttattattttattgcaCACATATATATAACACTGACCTTGTTGATTTTCAGCCACTTAGTGATACACTTGGAATGATAAAAATGTTTGCAAGGCAAAGTGGTGACTTTAGTTCCTTTCTTAAATTCAACATAACATATTACACACcttcaaaaaaacaaaattttacgAGTAAGAAAAGTCTCAATCTCTACTTTAAgtcaataataataaattgaacataaataaataaatatagcaTATAATCCTCAAATCTCCAATTTGAAACTCATATTCTAACTCCAActtctttataaaaaaaaaagaaaacattctgagaaaaaaatattacaagGGAAAAGGCGTTCACATGTAATCTAAAACAAGTAATCCAATATTTGTAAACaatgtttttttaaaagaagCTAATAATCAAATTAATATGTATAAACTATAGAGTAAGACTCCAAGTTTTTGAGTTGAAGAAATCATACTGTTCTGTTTCATTTGACGACGTAATTTTGTACTTGGAACTTGGTAACTTGGAAAGGATTTTCTTACTGAGTCCTTTGCTTTCATATCCAACAGTATCTCCCATTGATTGAAGTTGCTGATTacacaaataaatttaattacggAAAAATATTACAATTTACCAATCATAACCCCTCCCCGTATTTtgcataattttttgaaattacaattatatacattatcaaagaaaaatagttatttttttaatcccCGTTTATTTAAGGCTCCAGACTCTGAGTATAATCAAATATAAATAAGAAAACGAACCTCATAACTCATTCTATCCGGATCGATTTCATGATCATGTTCCAGACCTTCCCCTACATGGACCTGTAAAAGTTTACCATATAGTAGTATATGGTTACTAAATCAACTATTGATTATATTAATCTTgtaataaaatactccctccattccattaTAAACAAGACGCCTATTTtttgcactcattttgaaaaaaaaatgataatataaatagttaaagtggaaagagAGTATTGATCATACCCCAATAGTTGGTTCTATCACATTTGATCTTGTATTCTCATTAACATCCATCATCATTGCTGATCTTGCCAAGGCTTCATCATTATGGTGTTCCACATAATCATTTTCACTAACGTGATTGCTTGAGTCCCAATATTCATATATGTGTCGTTCCAAATTTTGGCGCCGACACTTATTTGCATGTTCCTACACACACAAAAGTGACGACGATCTAGCAATACAGAATGTAAATAACAACTAAAATGTAACGAAATTAATATATGCATCAACAGAGATCTATCTAGAAACaaacatgaaaataaaagcAAACGAGTATCAATCCTCATGATCTCATCCATAAAAGAGTAGTGATCATATTCATACCACAACATAACTAAATAGTACTAACAAATTTCAATATAATCATATACCTGACGATGATGTAAACTATATGCACATATGTAAatatatgtttatgtatttGAGTTTCATTGAACCTGTTGTGTTAGAACCTCTTGAGGAAAAACCCACTCGAATAATTGAGCTGAGCCATTCCAGATCTCGGCTCTCTCCATTCCAAGATCACACCTAATAAAATCGTTTTGCAATGATGCTATATATGTATACACTATATAAACATGCAAGAATCCTATTATTCTGCAGTAGAAAACTGTGATGAATAATGTTAATGCAATATCACTGATAATGCAATTACTACAAATTAACTCAATAATTCCGATGTAGTGTGATTTGGCAGGAATTCGAAAAATCTACTTTCACCATACTAttacaaatataaaatgaaGATCGGGTATGAATGAATAACTAAAAGGGTAACAAAAATATAGTATTCTCTAAATTCATTAATTATGGAAGCACGCTCCATTATATGCATATGACGATATAAATATTATTCGAGCAATTTATACTATACATAACAAACTAGTTAATTagcattttttttatacaaatCAAAATTGTCTTTctgtcttttatttttttttcagccCCTTGACATTTTTTTTCTGTCTTTGATTTCCTATTTATGTACtatgtttttaatatttaaaataaatactccctccgttctatagtaatggagacgtttcttttcgatacagagattaagaaaaattgtgttaggttgaattaagtaaatggagaataaagtggaaaatgaaaaatgtagagagatgaagagagaaaaaagtaagaaagggTAAAGTAgatgtggaaaaatgtgtttatttttactaaaaagagaaatgactctattactatgaaacggaggaagtattttttgtctaaaaaataatgagaaaaaatataaataaataatgaagaACTTCTATCCTAATCTAAAGTGCACGTTGGGTGAAAAGACCTTAATatcctttttggagggaaaatagAAAGATGTAATGTCTTCTATCTAAAAACAATTTTTGAAGGCAAaaacaattggacaaataatGGTCCAATAAAATGCTAGCTTCTTGAATAAgttttaaaacacatttaaatagaGCAATaccattaattattttttataattaagttattaaatttatatattaattagccttatatttgggtttaaaatgtaatagaaaatttaatttattttccattcatttaagttaaaatttagatttaatcctttattgcaatactttttctCCGAATTAATTCACGAGCTAAACGAAAACACAAATATGTAACGATTACAATTTTcatcctatatttactcaattaaagtttttaattcttatattttaattcacctctaattaattaaataatactactaagtttatagattaaattacggaataaaatgaaattatatatttaaaaattaaatataacttttaaagtttgtatatcttcttaatataaagagtagtgtaaattgtcatactattcaaaacaaacaagatgcataaaatattatcgttattttaaccgataatttactttttatacatgtatgtggcgggaagtaagaaatttattctttccaatacAAAAAAATCATTTAGTCTTTGACcatgtatatcaagttatgctatgaTCTGAAATTAAATGGAATAAATAAATAGTCAACTAAAgtgtgattattggataataaaattttctaccttgacttctcaaagaagttttaaatttatatgatataaatcatttcatatatttaatgtggatatatttaatattctatatatatttttcaaattaatttttttttaaattaagctattatatttatatattaatttaccttttatttggattaatgacttgcatagcactaataataaacatctttactcacacatattttctttatttgtatatcttattctaattaactcatactatttgatcattagtcacacttcttctttttgtcattaattttattgtttatactccattcatttaGAGTGAGATAAGATCattacaattatatttttttaaatctccataTTGCCTTcgaattcttattattttttaatatttattatattttgtatgtattatttgatgtttttatgtcccgtgcatagtaCGAGTGTTAATAGTAGTTTTATCAAGAAATAGTGGAGCTCGCCGGTCTCAAGGGCCCACCTTTGCATGGAAAGAAATAGTTATGTTTGAATAAATGCTGAAATAATTGTTgataaaacattttatatttgaatttttaacttaaaatcaagaaaaaggaagctTACCGTTGGAATTGGACGGTCACTCGTATTTGAATCTCTCTTCTTCTACTCTTCTCAGTTCTCACTCTAGCTCAATCCGTAGCCCTAAATTTCTGCTGTTCAATCGCAATAATGAAGCTGAAGAAGCCTCTCAAGGATCTCAAGCTATCTGTCCCAGCTCAGAATTCCCCAATCTCTTCATTTTTGTACGTTTTCATACATTCTACATCATTTTCCCCTCTTTAACTGCTGTTTGATGTTAATGTTCGTTTCTCGATGCAGGACGGCGAGTGGGACCTTTCACGATGGAGATCTATTATTGAATCAAAAGGGGCTTCGCTTGATTTCTGATGAGAATGAATCACGGGTAATTATTTTCTTGTATTTAATTTCCTCCCAATTTCGAATCTAAAGGGTTGATTTTTGTGATGTGgagtaaagaaaacaaaattacaaaatgtAATCTAGTTCGAAACCTATTCGAAAAATTGTTTAGTTCTTGACGGAAAAAATCGGCTTCTTTTCAGCTAAAAAGGATATTCTAGTTTATTGCTGATAATTAGTGGAAAGTTGAAATCAAAGCCACTTTTGTATTCCAAGAATAATAGCAAATCACTTCATGTAATGAGGGGATTGGATCGTCTTCATACCGATTTCTTTTGCTGtattttcttcaaaaataaattgaaaatataaacagGATTGAATCGCGTGAGTTCTTGGAATGTGTATAACTTGTATAAGATTGCAGATGGCAGAAAAGTATAGCTAATTTGTTGCTGTACTTTCATAAATTGGTACTCCTATTATAAAGTTCCAAGTGTCAAACTTTATATCTTGTGAAAGTCGAGCTAACCTGACTTTGATTTTTCTTTGCCTGTGTTTGGGATAATAATTTAGCCATCAGAGATTAAGGAGCTTGATCTTCAATTCTCACTGGAAGACCTTGAGACCATCAAAGTCATAGGCAAGGGAAGTGGCGGTGTTGTTCAACTTGTTCGTCATAAATGGGTTGGGACGTTCTTTGCATTGAAGGTATGTATGGAATCATATACAGACACAAATCTGGATAACTAAGGACTGATGGCTCTAGCCTTCCCCTTTAACTTCTCCCCTTGTGATAAACGTAAATCTCTTGAATGCTGTCATGCTTAATCTTTCAATGCTGATAGATACTACTAGCTTAGCCATATTACTCCATTGTGAATATCCAATTGATTTTGCAGTTACAATGGAAAATCACTCAATTATGATCAGGTTACTTGTTATGATAAGAAAAATATATCTTATTTGATTAAATTATATTGGATCATAGTTGTGAAACTAATCGAAAAGGAATATCTCATCATTGTTGGACGAAAGAGAGCTAGTAAATTTCTACTCTGTTTCTCTTTTATCTAACTTTGGGCCCTTTCCTCAGTTTGCTTTAACTTTTATATAGCAAAATTGCGTAGTTGCTCCTTTTGTTGTCTTTGGTCTTTAGCATTTAACTGAGTAAGGTTTCCACAGGTTATCCAGATGACTATACAGGAGGAAATTCGGAAACAGATAGTTCAGGAGCTTAAAATAAACCAAGCATCTCAATGTCCATATGTTGTAGTTTGCTATCATTCATTCTATCACAATGGAGCTATATCTATTGTGTTTGAATACATGGATCGTGGATCATTAGTTGATGTAGTCAGGCAAGTTAAGACAATCCTTGAGCCGTACCTTGCTGTTCTCTGCAAACAGGTTGGTGTTTTCTTCTCGTCACTGTACGCCTTTGCGCTTGTTTCAGTTTTGATTGAAGTACATTTCTATTTCAGGTGTTACATGGCTTAGTGTACTTACATCATGAGAGACATGTTATTCATAGAGATATAAAGCCTTCAAATCTGCTTGTAAACCACAAAGGGGAAGTAAAACTTGCAGATTTTGGTGTTAGTGCGATGCTGGCAAGCTCTATGGGCCAACGAGACACATTTGTTGGAACATACAATTACATGGCTGTGAGTATAGATTGATCTCATTAAGCATCAAATGATAAAAATGTATCTACCTTTTTAGGTAAAGAACTTGGTTCCAGAGTTTTTTTTCTTATCAGAATCTTTTTTTAGCCTGAAAGGATTAGTGGGAGCACCTACGACTATAAAAGTGATATTTGGAGTCTGGGCATGGTTATTCTCGAGTGTGCTATCGGGCGTTTTCCTTATGCCAAATCTGAAGATCATCAAAGTGGCCCTAGCTTTTATGAGCTTCTACAGGCAATTGTAGGAACTCCACCACCTTCAGCTCCAGCAGATCAATTCTCTCCGGAATTCTGCTCTTTTATTTCTGCATGGTATTTTCCCGAAATCAAGTGTTGATACGTATATAATCCAAAAGTGTATTTAGTTTGAGTTCAGCATAAAGCATGTTTTTTTTACTTAGATTGATTTATTTTTAGCTCGTTTGACCATCTTCTTGCTCATTAGAAAACGTCTACCCAATCTTTTCATCCCCTAATCTTCTTGCTCATTAGAAAACGACTACCATCAAGATTGATCACTTGCTTCCATATTTATAATCTTGGTAGAACAGCTTCCATTTCCCAGTTAATTTTTTCGCTTTCTTACTCGTTGCATTGGCTTGCAATTGTGCAGCATACAGAAGGATCCTAGAGACAGATCTTCGGCTTTGGAGCTACTTGTAAGTTTGTGTTCAATAACTGCACCATATCTGTATGCATGGCTCATCTAACTTGGAACCTTGCACGTGCAGAGCCATCCTTTCATCAAGAAGTTTGAAGACAAGGATATTGATCTCGGCATTTTGGTTGGTAGCTTGGATCCACCCGTAAATTTTTCTAGATAATCAGCGTCTCTTGGTGTACTAACTTCATCAGCTCTGCAATGTTTCTTTGTAATGTGCCTTTATACTTGCTTTATACATACTTTGTTCCACATTCATGAAATTTTTTGAAGTGATGTTAtatagttaaggaatg carries:
- the LOC121780890 gene encoding mitogen-activated protein kinase kinase 6-like isoform X1 translates to MKLKKPLKDLKLSVPAQNSPISSFLTASGTFHDGDLLLNQKGLRLISDENESRPSEIKELDLQFSLEDLETIKVIGKGSGGVVQLVRHKWVGTFFALKVIQMTIQEEIRKQIVQELKINQASQCPYVVVCYHSFYHNGAISIVFEYMDRGSLVDVVRQVKTILEPYLAVLCKQVLHGLVYLHHERHVIHRDIKPSNLLVNHKGEVKLADFGVSAMLASSMGQRDTFVGTYNYMAPERISGSTYDYKSDIWSLGMVILECAIGRFPYAKSEDHQSGPSFYELLQAIVGTPPPSAPADQFSPEFCSFISACIQKDPRDRSSALELLSHPFIKKFEDKDIDLGILVGSLDPPVNFSR
- the LOC121780890 gene encoding mitogen-activated protein kinase kinase 6-like isoform X3, translated to MKLKKPLKDLKLSVPAQNSPISSFLTASGTFHDGDLLLNQKGLRLISDENESRPSEIKELDLQFSLEDLETIKVIGKGSGGVVQLVRHKWVGTFFALKVIQMTIQEEIRKQIVQELKINQASQCPYVVVCYHSFYHNGAISIVFEYMDRGSLVDVVRQVKTILEPYLAVLCKQPERISGSTYDYKSDIWSLGMVILECAIGRFPYAKSEDHQSGPSFYELLQAIVGTPPPSAPADQFSPEFCSFISACIQKDPRDRSSALELLSHPFIKKFEDKDIDLGILVGSLDPPVNFSR
- the LOC121780890 gene encoding mitogen-activated protein kinase kinase 6-like isoform X2; the encoded protein is MKLKKPLKDLKLSVPAQNSPISSFLTASGTFHDGDLLLNQKGLRLISDENESRVIQMTIQEEIRKQIVQELKINQASQCPYVVVCYHSFYHNGAISIVFEYMDRGSLVDVVRQVKTILEPYLAVLCKQVLHGLVYLHHERHVIHRDIKPSNLLVNHKGEVKLADFGVSAMLASSMGQRDTFVGTYNYMAPERISGSTYDYKSDIWSLGMVILECAIGRFPYAKSEDHQSGPSFYELLQAIVGTPPPSAPADQFSPEFCSFISACIQKDPRDRSSALELLSHPFIKKFEDKDIDLGILVGSLDPPVNFSR